Genomic DNA from Lagopus muta isolate bLagMut1 chromosome 19, bLagMut1 primary, whole genome shotgun sequence:
CAGTGAAGAAAGCTGTGGCAGGTGGCTGGACTCACTGCACTGGTTCTGACAGCCAGGTTACAGGGGCTGGAAGAACTGCTAAAGGTTCATGGGTTGTTCTCAGTGTGTTTTTGGGTCTAGTTTCACCAAACTGTCATGGAATTTATGTGCCAGTTAAGCACTTGTGAAGGAAGCTGAATGCACTGTGTGGGTGATGGGGAGGGGAATAAATGCCTTCAGCATTAGGTGTCACTTTTGCACTGGCAGCAGGAAGCACCCGGTCCAGTTTGAGCCTTGTGAAGGTTCCCAAACATTGGCCATAGCTTTGATCTCTCTGTAACTGCCTCTGCTCTCCAGTCTCTACTGCTAATTGTGCTTGTTTGCCAGttgctcttgttttgttttggtatcTAATGGGGCCAGGCCTTAGATTTGTGTCTTAGGTGGTGGGGAGACTTGCTTCTTGCCTTGCTCACTCTATTTCTCTATGCAAAGCACACGAGGGCCATTTCACTCCTTCCTTCTACAGAACTTGAACAAggaatatgattttttttttctagtatttttaTAGTTCTGTTGTAATTGTTTGATGCAGCCAATATGCAAAGGAATCTGCTAGACTCTTCCATTTAAATTTTCTACAACTGTACACTCAGGGTCAAAATTACACTCTGGAAAAGACTGAACACTGCTGCTAATGTGATTTGTATTTCTGGGATTAAAAGAGATGCAGTTGGAATAgacacagcctctttgggctTTATGAAAAGGGCAGTGCCCCACACGTGGCTCCATCTGAAGGACCAGGCTGCCATCTTTTGGTGATGTTTGGCTTTTGTTGGTTTGTGTGTTATGTACAGACAATGTCTAGCCGAGCTGACACTGATCTACGatctgaaaatgttctttataCTTTTTAACATCTTGTACTGTGGAAAGCTCGGGCCgtgagctgagctgcagagtaACAAATGTGTAAGGGGTGAAGCCAGAGCTGCCTGTCCTGGCTTCGTTCTGCTGTGGGTCAATGAGGGATGCTGAATatcctgcagcctgctctgctgccttcagccaactgaagtgctgctgtgggtgctgaTCCCAGTGCAGGAGTTCTGTGCCCACCCCTTCCCTTGTGGACAGGCCCGTGGTGCTCTGCTGGGAGGGGGTGACGTTCAGCAGTTCTCTAATACCAAAATGCTTCTGCAAGGAAAATATACTCCTGCAACACACTTTTATTAACGGTGGCATCCTTGTACCACAACAGCAGCTGCCCCCAACCAAGGGGCCTGGCCAGGCTGGAGAACAGCTTTAGGAATGCTTTTGTCCACgtgtttgttttgaagtgcTTGCAGACTCACTGGCTTTGCTAGCATTCCCAATTTCTCCCTTCAGGGCATCTAGCAATGTCTGAGAGCTCTCCAGAatctgagaaagaaggaaataaaaacagcttatgtatttttttttgtatcaacTCAACAGTTCTCTCTGAGTTCAGCTGATGTAGGGAGGGATCCTCCACCCCTGAGAGCAATACAAAGCTGAGAATTTCGGTGTTCTGTCTCACTGCAGGGATGGCTGTGCAGGAATTTCTCTTGTTACACCCatattctgaatttaaaaaatccttaagCCATTTATCTGTCTTGAACACAAAGCAGAGACCTTCCTGCAGCAGGTTGGGGACTGAAGTTTACTTTTTGGAGCAGTATTAAAATTGCAGGCAGCAGACCCAATGTTTTCCACTACTAAACCTGCACGCTTCAAGTTTCTTACTTCGATAGGTAACCCCAAAATGACCTTAAATGAGACTAAATCTTGCtcctttaattcattttcttctgtttttagcACGTATTTTATATAATCTAACACTCCCACCTGTTGTGCCCTAGGAGACCAGGTAACACCAGGCTTGGATCTCGCTGTGTGCAGCTCACCTCTTTACAGCAGACAGCTGTAACAGAatgtggctgctgcagtgccagcgATCGTCTGTACTCATTCCTATGGCCTCACAGGAGTGTGAAATGGTCAGAGGTGAagagccctgcaggagcagaggggcaggacgTGTGGGATCTTGCTGCCTTGTCCCCGTGGCAGAACATGGTGGATGGGTTAGGGTGAGTCCTGAGACTCCCATGGGCCAGAGAAGGGCAAGGGGCACAATGGTACACAGGAGACCTGAATGCACAGGAAAGGGACTCTGCTCCTCCTTTCTGCCTGCAGGATGACTGtgtttcctctcctctcccctcagCTTTTTACCTGCTGTGTCTTTGTCTCCTAATGTCAATAAACACAGATTTGTTTGTAGGATAGGGAGTTGTGGTTTGTATCTCAGGGAAGGTTTCTTTTCGAACCTGTGCTGTTTGTGGTGTAACTTTACAACACCACTTCTAAGCTGTTCCATTCTCGTACAAGTTCTCCCCAAACCTTTGGGCCTTGAAGCACTTCCTTACACCACCTTCCCTTCCATACAGCATTCAGAAATGCCCTGCATGTCTTCTGAggctctgtgctccctgaaAAGTGCTTTGGAAACACCACTTCTGCATCCTGGTGGGCTTGACATCCCCGTGGGTGtcatcacagcactgcaaggAGCTCGGTGGTGAGCAGTGCTCAGCTGGGAGCCCTCATCTGTGTGCTGGCTGAgagaggcagcagggctgtgcccttGTGTGCTGTGTTGGGGTGTGTGTGATGGAAGCCTTGACTCTTCACAGTTATTAGCAGCTAATGTGGGAGATGCAGAGAGCCGACCAGGATCATCAGGCATTAGAGAGACTGGGGTAAAATAATGGTGGCTGAACCAACTTCTCTTTTAGTGTTGGCTGATGAATATTCCACTAATGAGTGAATTGTGGCTGCTGGTTACATCCCTACTTCCCATGTTTAGCTCTGGGCTGGGTGGGTGAGGAGGAAGCCATGCTTACAAACACAcatgggagaaaggaaaatgtaggCAACTACctggaaaaaaacttttatttcttaaagaaGAGCTGACTGGGGCTTGAATTAAGAAGTGAACTGAGCTGTTACCCTGtatgcaatcacagaatcatttgagttggaaagaacccttaaaggccatcaggtcccactccctgcagtgcacagggacacccacagctccagcagtgctcagagccccaacagcctgaccttggctgtctgcagggatggggcaccaccagctctctgtgcaacctgtgcagtgcctcactgctctgagTGCAAAAAGTTTCCTCTTATATCCAGTCCAAATCTCCCCCTTGCAGTTggaaatcattttcccttgtgCTATCACAACGAAACCCGctaaagtctgtccccttctgtAATATAAGACATTACTGCAATCCCATCTTGTTCGGAAACATTTTCTAGCTATCCAAAGCTTTTTCATCTAGAGGAGTTTGCATCTTCGGGACAGAAGGCCTTTGGAAGATATTCCCATCCCCAGTGAGAGGCTGTCAGCAGGGACGAGGCACCGCCTTTCTGTGCAACCCTCGCAGCGCCCCCCGCCCTCTCTACACAAACTCACTACGCgaacttcttccttctccctaaCTCCACCTCCCGTCCGCAGCTGGCAGCGCCGATCCCTGCCGGCCGTACCTTGCCGTATGCCGCCTCGCTCTCAGCGATGCTGGCGTCCAGCTGGCAGCGCGCACTCAGATGCCGGGCCGTGCGCTCGGAGCTCCGTGCCAAGCGCTCCGTGAGCGCCGCGATGCGGCTCTGCAACCGTCCGCGctccgcctcctcctcccgGATCCGTTCGCTCAGCTCATCCCGCCGGGCGCGGAGCTCCGCCAGCGCTGCTCGGGACGACCGTGCGTGTGATCACCGAGCTCACCAACCCCCGTCGCCCCCCTCCGGCCCCGCTCACCCACCCTCCAGCAGCTCGCCGTTGTACCCTCGCAGCGCTTCCCCCTCTCCGCTCATCGCGCGGCCCCAACGGCGGCGCGGCGCTCCGCCCCTTCCTGCGGGACATGGaggcggcgggcgcggggctgTCCGCGGCGTGGAGCTCCGTCAGCGCCGCTTTGGTGCCGCCCGCCGCGCTGGGGCTGGTGAGCGGGGAGCGGAGccgcgcggggccgcggggggGACGGGAAGAACGGGGCTGTGCGGGGTCCCGGCAGCCCGGTGGTGGCCGCCGCGTGGGTGTCGGGCTGAGGGCCCCCCGCACGCCGCCGTGTGAGGGATGCCGAACGTTCCGGGaggaaggaggtgatcctggGCTGCGCGTGGGTTGGTGGCGACGAAAGTGGCGCCTTCTGTTGTGTTCTGTGGAAGCTGTAATTAGATATAAAGAGATGGTAGTGGCAGTAGAGCTGCTCGCGCTAAATTCTCAGCTGTCTTTCAGTGTGCAGCCACCACCGTTAGCTCTGcgttttcagcagtgatgaacaagagctgtgtgctgccctcGTTCAtaagcagctgcacagctggagGTGACCACTGCccctgtcactgctgctgaaatgcaccacccacccctcactgtgttcacatccacttttttttctctttgataaaTGTCAACGGGTGCCATTTTCTCCAtgcagaggaattcagttccacccTTTGCTCcttgcacttccatgtcagacacatGGCGATAgcatattggtgggaaggttcagcctctgctgccatcccacccaCATCCCCTTCTGACACAGTGGGCCAAtacaataaaatagaaggcattactttcggaaCAGCCCTCATAAGCTATGTAATACAGCTAATGTCTACAAGcaataaaactgattttaatcCAGTCGCGTTGGGTTTGTGGGATGGGCAGAGCCCACACATCATCACTCTGTGGGCTGTGGGTCCCTTCTGGCACATGCCTGCCTACAGAgtcagaatggttgggttggaagagtccttacagatcacagcatggttgggttggaagggtccttacaggtcagagaaccatagaatggttgggttggaaaggtcctcatAGATCACAGCACGGTCAGGTTGGAAGAATCCTTATAGATGGCAACATGTTTGGGTTAGCAGGGTCCTTTATAGAtgacagaaccacagaatggttggattggaagaaTCCTTACAGCCCGCCCcccctgtgctgtgggctggctgccccacaCCATGCCCAGAGCCTCACCCATGGCtgtgggcacctccagggacgggacataaagaagcagctgtgtgctcaacgtgtcccctctgctccccaggcGGCAGCTCGGTGTGACCCGCTGTGCCCACTGCAGGATGCTGAGCTGCGTGGCGCCCTGGAGGTGCTGCGCTGCTATGGGCTGCACACTGCGGTGGAGGAGTGgttcctggaggtgctgcagacCGACCTGCAGGCCCACATCGCTCCTGAGTTCTGGAACTGCATCGGCCAATACGAGAACACGGcggaggagcagcagtgctccgCGCTCCTCCTAGATGCATTTTGTCTTCTCAAGTGCCGCCTTGAGCCCTACCTGAGCAGCATGGAGCTCCTGGAGGGCTGGACCAAGGCAGGCCTGCTCCTGGGGACGGGCGCTCAGACACTGCGGGAGAAGGTGTACACCATGTTCAAAGccatccttttcttctccaccaCCAAGCCCTTCCAGGAGATGATCCAGCAGTTCTACAGCCGCACCTTCCGGATATACATGAGGcagtggaagaagggagaagaaggAATGAACGAATGTGAGAGCAGCATGAGTGAGGCTGAGCAGGAGAGCGACACGGAGGAGAGCGGAGGAGAGAGCGCTGCGTGCGTGGGCtgtggcagcaggagggagcagtgctggtgtcCCACGGCCATGGAGCGGTTCCGGCAGCTCAATGACATTCTGTATGTatggcacagggctgccccaCAAGCAGGAGGTCCTGTGAGGGCAGCAGCCCTGGGTTTATTCATGGCTGAGAAATGGAGGAGCTGTGCGTGATGTTATACCCTGGGTTGGGGTCCTGGTTTGGGATCTTCTCACGTGggttctgcagctgcttgctggCTGCTGACTGAACTGGAGTGGTCCTTTGGGGAGAAGTGCCTCTCGCTGGGGATGGGAATATCTTCCAAAGGCCTTCCAAGGTCCCAAATAAACAAACTCCTctagaaaatgtttctgaataaGATGGGATTGCAGTAATGTCTTATATTATAGAAGAGGACAGACTTTAGCAGGTTTTGTTGTGATAGcacaagggaaaatgatttccAGCTACAAGAAGGGAGATTTGGACTGGATATGAGGGAGAAGTTGCagtaagggcagtgaggcactgcacaggttgcacagagagctggtggtgccccatccctgcagacagccaaggtcaggctgttggggctctgagcactgctggagctgtgggtgtccctgtgcactgcagggagtgggacctgatggcctttaacagttctgtgattctacaatcctaagacagtgtttctgaaaaagaTCTGATAGCATTCACATGACGTATTGTGTGAGTAGTGCATCCCTGCCAGCCATCAGAGTGCTTAAATTAAGAGCTATGCCTGCACCTGTGCACCACGTGGCAGCAGGTGCTCTCTGTTAGTTCGGttttctctgtgtgcttttgCTTCTGCTCACTCACTCTGGTCTCTGTGTCCGCAGCCGCCGGCTGAATTTGCTGGAGAGAGTGAGTGCTGATGCTGTGACCACCATCCTGCACAGGATGATCAAGGAGAGGATGGAGCGGCGATGCCGGGGTGAATATGAGCACTCCTTCCTGAACGAGTTCCAGGAGGTAAGGAAGGCCCTGGCTTTGGAGGTGTGGAGCTGCTCCTGTTCCTGCTGCTAAATTCGCAACTCCTCCTCAATTCCCCAGTCCTGGGCTGTGACTTCCACCACCCCTGGCAGAAGAGGAGTGGTTAAAACTTGGCATTTTAGATTTGTGCTGGAGGAGAGGGTCTGCTCTGCCCTACACACAGCAGGTCATTTACATTTCATCTGGCAATGGCCCTATTGGCCCCgtctgcatccaggcctggggcctccagcacaagaagggCATGGAGCTCTTGCAACATATCCACAGAAGGGCCACTGAGATGGGCTGGAGctcctctcctatgaggaaaggttgagggaactgggcttgttgagcttggagaagaggaggctgcagggagacctcatggtggccttccagtacttgaagggagcaaataaataggagggggaacggctgtttgtgagggtgggtcgtgatgggacaaggggaatggttttaaagtgagacgggaggttgaggttggatatgaggaggaagtttttcccccaaagggtggtgaggcgctggaacaggctgcccaaggaggctgtggatgccccatccctgcaggcattcaaggccaggctggatgtggctctgggcagcctgggctgctggttggggacctgcacacagcaggggttggaactgatgagcattgtgctcctttgcaacccaggccattctaggattctgtgattctattaatGAAGGAATTTTGGTGGTTCTGTTCTACCAACACTGTGAAGGCAGTATGccatgcagctgcagccagcctTCCCTGCGTGTAGATGGGAGTTTGTGTGGCTGTTTTCAGTCCTAAATTGCCTGCACCCCTTTAAAACAGGAAGCAGTGTGGGCAGGTAGTGTTCTTGCAACTCCTCAGTTCTCTTGCTGCTGCCTTGCACCGTTTGTGTGGAGGTCTTTGCTCTGTATGACCTTAAAGCTCCTCTCAAGGTTCTGGCTGCTCTGGGACgcaggctgtgctctgcacgCTCGCTCTGTGCTCTTTGTTCCTTGATGCATGGCCTTACGTTGGTCTGTGCTGACGAACAATGTGTGAGGTCAGGTTGCCATGCGAACCAGGCAGCTCCGTGCTGTTGTCCTGGTTTCCTCACTGTGTGCCACGCTGGGTGCTTTTGTTGTCTGCAAATGCTGGCAGTGATTTGGTGTTTACTTTTCTACAGTTGCTGTGCAACACTTTCTTCTCTGGCTCTGCTGCAAAGGGCACCGAGAGAC
This window encodes:
- the LOC125702539 gene encoding Sjoegren syndrome nuclear autoantigen 1 homolog encodes the protein MSGEGEALRGYNGELLEALAELRARRDELSERIREEEAERGRLQSRIAALTERLARSSERTARHLSARCQLDASIAESEAAYGKILESSQTLLDALKGEIGNASKASESASTSKQTRGQKHS